A single Elaeis guineensis isolate ETL-2024a chromosome 15, EG11, whole genome shotgun sequence DNA region contains:
- the LOC105058010 gene encoding methionine--tRNA ligase, chloroplastic/mitochondrial yields the protein MQQDYPMPAHHVPPKHNSPSSSTRDLAGQSKRARDLSMVGRALLSCQSGLYVAAPLSSIRVGTRCLADSLPLLRRCPAAPFSSSTRCRSHIRTEAVEAKKPAKAEPFVITTPLYYVNAPPHMGSAYTTIAADAIARFQRLLENRVIFITGTDEHGEKIAAAAEASGNSPSEHCDTVSQAYRMLWKDLDIAYDKFIRTTDSRHEAVVNEFYSRVLNNGDIYQADYEGLYCVNCEEYKDEKELLENNCCPMHLKPCVLRKEENYFFALSKYQKMLEQFLIHNPDFVKPSFRLNEVQSWIQSGLKDFSISRSSVEWGIPVPNDTRQTIYVWFDALLGYISALLQDGEKPTLQQAISSGWPASLHLIGKDILRFHAVYWPAMLMSAGLSPPDIIFGHGFLTKDGLKMGKSLGNTLDPKDLVDGFGADAVRYFFLREVEFGNDGDYSEDRFINIVNAHLANTIGNLLNRTLGLLKRNCQSTLAYDSSTAVEGNPFKDTVEKLVEKARYHYENLSLSSACESVLDIGNAGNSYMDERSPWSGFKQGGASSDMAAKDLVIILEAMRIIAIALCPITPSLCLRIYTQLGFSEDQFEAVTWSDTKWGGMKAGQKMADPKPVFARIENRKEGEDETKVLHKVVKDKKKTSRSQGLVGT from the exons ATGCAACAGGATTATCCGATGCCGGCCCACCACGTGCCACCAAAGCACAATTCTCCTTCATCGTCCACTCGAGACCTAGCTGGCCAGAGCAAAAGGGCGAGGGATCTCTCCATGGTCGGACGAGCTCTGCTCTCCTGTCAGAGCGGTCTCTACGTCGCCGCTCCACTCTCCTCCATCCGCGTCGGCACCAGATGCCTAGCGGATTCCCTGCCCCTCCTCCGCCGATGCCCGGCGGCGCCCTTCTCGTCCTCTACTCGCTGCCGGAGCCACATCCGGACCGAGGCGGTGGAGGCGAAGAAGCCCGCAAAGGCGGAGCCTTTCGTCATCACGACCCCTCTTTACTACGTGAACGCCCCTCCCCACATGGGCAGCGCCTATACCACCATCGCCGCCGATGCCATTGCCCGGTTTCAG AGGCTGCTAGAGAACAGAGTTATATTCATCACAGGGACAGATGAGCATGGAGAGAAAATTGCTGCAGCCGCAGAGGCTAGTGGCAACAGCCCCAGCGAGCACTGTGACACTGTTTCACAAGCCTACCGGATGCTCTGGAAAGAT CTGGACATAGCATATGACAAGTTCATTCGCACTACTGATTCAAGGCATGAAGCGGTCGTGAACGAGTTCTATTCTAGAGTGCTCAATAATGGTGATATATACCAAGCTGACTATGAGGGGCTCTACTGTGTGAACTGTGAAGAGTACAAG GATGAGAAAGAATTGCTGGAAAACAATTGCTGTCCCATGCATCTAAAGCCTTGTGTACTACGAAAGGAGGAAAACTACTTTTTtgctctatcaaagtatcaaaaAATGCTGGAACAGTTTTTAATACATAATCCAGATTTTGTGAAGCCTTCATTTCGCTTGAATGAG GTGCAAAGCTGGATTCAGAGTGGGCTGAAAGATTTCTCTATTTCCCGCTCATCTGTAGAGTGGGGCATACCTGTGCCAAATGACACTAGACAAACTATTTATGTCTGGTTTGATGCTTTGTTGGG GTACATTTCAGCATTATTACAGGATGGAGAGAAACCAACTTTACAACAAGCTATTAGTTCTGGTTGGCCTGCttcattacacttaataggcaaG GACATCTTGCGATTTCATGCAGTTTATTGGCCAGCGATGTTAATGTCAGCAGGATTAAGTCCTCCAGACATCATCTTTGGTCATGGATTCTTGACAAAG gaTGGTTTGAAGATGGGGAAATCATTGGGAAATACTCTTGACCCAAAGGATCTGGTGGATGGATTTGGAGCTGATGCTGTCAGGTACTTCTTCCTGCGAGAAGTGGAATTTGGGAATGATGGGGACTATTCAGAGGACCGTTTCATAAACATAGTCAATGCACATCTTGCAAATACAATTG GAAACCTTCTCAATCGCACACTTGGACTTTTGAAGAGGAACTGCCAGTCCACATTGGCTTATGATTCTAGTACTGCAGTGGAAGGAAATCCATTCAAAGATACTGTAGAAAAGTTG GTCGAGAAGGCAAGATACCATTATGAGAATCTCTCTTTATCATCTGCTTGTGAATCAGTGTTAGATATTGGTAATGCTGGTAATTCATATATGGATGAACGTTCTCCATGGTCTGGTTTTAAGCAAGGGGGTGCTAGTTCTGATATGGCTGCAAAG GACCTTGTAATTATATTGGAGGCAATGAGGATTATTGCAATTGCTTTATGTCCAATCACACCAAGCCTATGTTTGAGAATATACACACAACTTGGGTTTTCAGAGGATCAGTTTGAAGCAGTGACCTGG AGTGATACCAAATGGGGAGGGATGAAAGCAGGTCAGAAAATGGCAGATCCTAAGCCAGTCTTTGCAAGGATTGAAAATAGGAAGGAAGGGGAAGATGAAACTAAAGTGCTTCACAAGGTGGTCAAGGATAAGAAGAAAACTTCTCGCAGTCAAGGGCTTGTAGGGACTTAA
- the LOC105058016 gene encoding receptor kinase-like protein Xa21 translates to MELHQILRSGFSLLVFLWAASSSHQIYTVKAILLGNESDHLALLAFKDQITHDHLGALSSWNDTVHFCKWEGITCSKKHQQRVTALELRSWGLGGSLPPSIGNLTFLQKLILDNNNFNNKIPPELGRLRRLKYLNLSGNSFQGAFPMNLTHCSKLRTLSLFSNQLVGNVPVEIDSLSTLNVLYLGNNSFTGVIPSSIGNLSLLLGFSVTLNHLTGSIPEDVSRLTMLVLFEVSANNFTGTIPSQLFNISSLHYLIASVNTLHGQLPPNMGISLPNLRLIFLGDNQFYGPIPASLTNASGLQNIDIGQNNFSGKVPSDLGRLPQLYYLNMEENQLKARDVDDWKFMDSLANCSNLQLLALYGNKLEGILPNSLVNLSSQIQTLAMGANQISGNIPHGIENLANLNQLTLEDNLLIGSIPESIGKLARLELFGLSGNKLTGQIPSSVGNLTYMKRLFLFNNYLEGSIPRSLGNLQHLFLLDLSHNHLTGTIPKEIISLSSLSVYLDLSDNSLVGSLPQEIGALKNLGSLHVSRNMLSGNIPSTLGNCEILEILEMNNNLFQGIIPQALSNIKGLQQLDLSYNNLTGSIPAFLEDLNLLEYLNLSFNQLEGEVPIRGVFKNATQVTINGNDKLCGGIPELHLPACQVTPSRKRRQHLMLKVVISIGSSVLCLVLLFSIVIFQKKQSLRKNAGTAPPLEDQFPRVSYTELVRATDGFSSTNLIGKGGYGSVYKGVLGACQTIVAVKVFNLQNQGASKSFIAECEALRSIRHRNLVKILTSCSLVDFRGNDFKALIFEFIPNGSLEKWLHPESDGHNHSESLSLLQRLNIAIDVAIAMDYLHNDCQPPIIHCDLKPSNVLLDNELVAHVGDFGLARFISKATESSSTGMSSSVRIRGSIGYIAPEYGAGGKASRFGDVYSYGILLLEMLTGKSPINNMFKDGLSLQKFVEMAFPNKVIEIVDPLMPLVEDRSKGHECLVSMARIGLCCSNQSARERMNISDVATKMHAIRDTYLGARNY, encoded by the exons ATGGAACTTCATCAGATATTGAGATCTGGGTTCTCCTTGTTAGTATTCCTCTGGGCCGCTTCAAGCTCGCATCAAATTTATACCGTCAAAGCCATCTTGTTAGGAAATGAGAGTGACCATCTAGCACTACTTGCTTTCAAGGATCAAATAACTCATGATCATTTGGGAGCTCTGAGCTCGTGGAATGACACAGTCCATTTCTGCAAGTGGGAGGGGATCACATGCAGCAAGAAGCACCAACAAAGGGTCACTGCCTTGGAACTCAGGTCATGGGGACTAGGAGGCTCCCTTCCTCCTTCCATCGGAAACCTCACCTTCCTTCAGAAACTCATCCTGGACAACAATAATTTCAACAACAAGATCCCACCCGAGCTAGGCCGTTTGCGCCGGCTGAAATATCTCAACCTCAGTGGCAATTCATTCCAAGGGGCCTTCCCCATGAACCTGACCCACTGCTCCAAACTAAGAACTCTCAGCTTGTTTAGCAACCAACTTGTGGGCAATGTACCAGTTGAGATTGACTCCCTTTCGACACTTAATGTGCTATATCTCGGGAACAACAGCTTTACTGGTGTTATTCCATCTTCTATTGGTAATCTATCATTGCTCTTAGGATTCTCTGTCACACTAAATCATCTTACAGGAAGCATCCCTGAAGATGTTAGCCGCCTCACAATGTTGGTGCTTTTTGAAGTATCTGCCAATAATTTCACTGGAACGATTCCTAGCCAACTTTTCAATATCTCATCACTGCATTACTTGATTGCGTCAGTTAATACTCTGCATGGGCAACTTCCACCTAACATGGGCATCAGCCTCCCAAATCTCCGATTGATTTTTCTGGGTGATAACCAGTTTTATGGACCCATTCCAGCTTCACTGACAAATGCCTCCGGACTTCAAAACATTGACATTGGTCAAAACAACTTTAGTGGCAAGGTGCCATCAGATTTAGGAAGGCTACCACAACTCTACTATCTGAATATGGAGGAAAATCAACTGAAAGCAAGAGATGTCGACGATTGGAAGTTTATGGACTCTTTGGCAAATTGTAGCAATTTACAACTTTTGGCACTCTATGGCAACAAGCTGGAAGGCATATTACCCAACTCACTAGTGAATCTCTCTTCACAGATCCAAACACTGGCAATGGGAGCAAACCAGATTTCAGGGAATATCCCTCATGGAATTGAAAACCTAGCTAATCTGAATCAACTTACTTTAGAAGATAATCTTCTCATTGGTAGTATTCCAGAAAGTATTGGGAAGCTTGCAAGGCTAGAGTTGTTTGGCTTGTCTGGAAACAAGCTTACAGGACAGATACCATCCTCTGTTGGTAATCTCACTTACATGAAAAGACTATTTTTGTTCAATAATTACCTAGAGGGATCCATACCTCGAAGCCTTGGAAACCTCCAACACCTATTTCTCCTAGACCTTTCTCACAATCATCTTACTGGCACCATACCCAAAGAAATTATAAGCCTCTCCTCCCTATCAGTGTATCTTGATTTATCGGATAATTCGTTAGTCGGATCCCTCCCCCAGGAAATTGGTGCCTTGAAGAATCTAGGATCACTCCATGTTTCTAGGAACATGTTGTCGGGTAATATTCCTAGCACACTGGGGAATTGTGAGATCTTGGAGATCTTAGAGATGAACAACAACTTATTTCAAGGGATAATTCCTCAAGCCTTGAGCAACATTAAAGGGCTTCAACAACTTGATCTCTCATACAACAACTTAACAGGGTCCATTCCAGCATTCCTGGAGGACTTGAACCTATTGGAGTACCTAAATCTATCTTTCAACCAATTGGAGGGAGAAGTGCCAATAAGGGGGGTCTTCAAAAATGCAACTCAGGTTACAATCAATGGAAATGATAAACTCTGTGGAGGGATACCAGAATTACACTTGCCTGCATGCCAAGTAACACCATCTAGAAAGAGAAGGCAACATCTAATGCTGAAAGTAGTGATCTCAATAGGAAGTTCAGTTCTGTGTTTGGTCCTCCTATTCTCCATTGTCATTTTTCAGAAAAAACAAAGTTTAAGAAAGAATGCTGGCACTGCACCTCCTCTAGAGGATCAGTTCCCTAGAGTTTCTTATACTGAACTAGTTAGAGCAACAGATGGCTTCTCTTCCACCAATCTTATCGGTAAGGGAGGATATGGTTCTGTATATAAAGGTGTTTTGGGTGCCTGCCAAACGATTGTCGCTGTGAAGGTTTTCAACCTGCAAAATCAAGGAGCTTCGAAGAGCTTTATAGCTGAATGTGAGGCATTGAGAAGTATCCGACATCGAAATCTTGTCAAGATCCTAACTTCCTGCTCACTGGTTGATTTCAGAGGCAATGATTTCAAAGCTTTGATTTTTGAGTTCATTCCTAATGGAAGTCTAGAGAAATGGTTGCATCCAGAATCAGATGGGCACAATCATTCAGAAAGTCTAAGCCTACTTCAACGGTTAAATATAGCAATTGACGTTGCTATCGCAATGGATTATCTTCACAATGACTGTCAGCCACCAATCATCCATTGTGACCTAAAGCCTAGCAATGTACTTCTTGATAATGAGTTGGTTGCTCATGTGGGGGACTTTGGGCTTGCAAGATTTATTTCCAAAGCAACAGAAAGCTCCTCGACGGGCATGAGTAGCTCAGTTCGGATAAGGGGATCAATCGGATACATAGCCCCAG AGTATGGGGCAGGTGGTAAAGCATCTCGTTTCGGGGATGTGTATAGCTATGGGATCCTTCTCCTAGAGATGCTGACTGGAAAGAGCCCTATCAATAATATGTTCAAGGATGGCCTAAGCCTTCAGAAGTTCGTAGAGATGGCTTTTCCTAATAAAGTCATAGAGATTGTAGATCCGCTAATGCCGCTTGTGGAAGACAGGAGCAAGGGTCATGAATGCTTGGTGTCCATGGCAAGAATTGGTCTTTGTTGCTCAAATCAATCAGCAAGGGAAAGAATGAACATAAGTGATGTCGCTACCAAGATGCATGCAATTAGGGACACCTACCTTGGGGCTAGaaattattag